Proteins from a genomic interval of Pseudomonas versuta:
- a CDS encoding endonuclease/exonuclease/phosphatase family protein codes for MPRLLRPTLLGLLLVAAVLASLIYSVTWRPDAKEVLALSCPATAPVLVPGQALKVMTWNVQYLAGKRYVFWYNLVDGSGPDLRPTREDMAFSLDEVSRVIRDEQPDLVLLQELDENAKASDYQDQLALLQERLVDLYPCSTQAFTWKADLVPDWHILGSVGRKLVTLSRYQIEHAERLQLPVAEANIISRQFQPKPALLVNYLPLNDGGQIIAINTQFDAPSLDNSNLLHQMQATGVLLDKFESQGTPWLIGGDFNLLPIGQFLRLPAELRAGYSPDSELHLLWEKYPMVPSNPEATGIDRELWLTHFPNDPRVQAPDRTLDYLFYSPKLQRIEAYVRQEDTLSISDHLPVMGRFLLPID; via the coding sequence ATGCCACGTTTATTACGCCCCACCCTGTTAGGTTTGCTGCTGGTCGCCGCCGTGCTGGCGAGCCTGATTTACAGCGTTACGTGGCGACCCGATGCCAAAGAGGTGCTGGCGCTCAGCTGCCCGGCCACCGCACCGGTGCTGGTGCCGGGCCAGGCGCTCAAGGTCATGACCTGGAACGTTCAATACCTGGCAGGCAAGCGTTATGTGTTCTGGTACAACCTGGTGGACGGCAGCGGCCCGGATCTGCGCCCGACCCGTGAAGACATGGCATTCAGCCTGGATGAAGTGTCGCGGGTGATACGCGATGAGCAGCCCGATCTGGTGCTGCTGCAAGAGCTCGATGAAAACGCCAAGGCCAGTGACTATCAGGACCAGCTCGCGCTGTTGCAGGAACGCCTGGTCGATCTGTACCCGTGCAGCACCCAGGCCTTTACCTGGAAGGCCGACCTGGTGCCCGACTGGCATATTCTGGGCAGTGTCGGACGCAAACTGGTGACCCTCAGCCGTTACCAGATCGAACATGCCGAGCGCCTGCAATTGCCGGTGGCCGAAGCCAATATCATCAGCCGCCAGTTCCAGCCAAAACCTGCACTGCTGGTTAACTACCTGCCGCTAAACGACGGCGGGCAAATAATTGCCATCAACACCCAGTTCGACGCCCCGTCACTGGACAACAGCAACCTGCTCCATCAAATGCAGGCCACGGGTGTACTGCTGGACAAGTTCGAGAGCCAGGGCACGCCCTGGTTGATTGGCGGTGATTTCAACCTGTTGCCCATTGGCCAGTTCTTGCGCTTGCCCGCCGAACTGCGAGCGGGCTATTCACCGGACAGTGAATTGCACCTGCTGTGGGAAAAATACCCGATGGTCCCCAGCAACCCCGAAGCCACCGGCATCGACCGCGAACTGTGGCTGACCCACTTCCCCAATGACCCGCGCGTTCAAGCCCCTGACCGCACCCTGGATTACCTGTTCTACAGCCCGAAACTGCAGCGCATTGAAGCCTATGTGCGCCAGGAAGATACGCTGAGCATTTCCGACCACCTGCCGGTGATGGGGCGGTTTTTGTTACCGATTGATTGA
- a CDS encoding YciC family protein, producing the protein MNPLTVIRDSLYFFQRNLGQIVALCLPLVILEAVLQHMVDNAVGPDPSPGYGLLVGLLLYPLYTGALILFLDARSRGESPRNRELLAQALTLWPRFALLAAISTLLIVLGLSMFFVPGIFLTVVFAFAEYRLVLRGDAPLTALKSSFAMSRGHFWRIFVCLLAVLGPLMLLKELSFSLFQKDENPLLSLALESANSFLQLFLSVVLYRLFMLIGEPSDK; encoded by the coding sequence ATGAATCCGCTGACCGTTATTCGCGACTCCCTGTATTTCTTCCAGCGCAACCTGGGCCAGATCGTGGCGCTGTGCTTGCCGCTGGTGATCCTTGAAGCAGTGCTGCAGCACATGGTTGATAACGCCGTGGGCCCCGATCCGTCGCCCGGTTACGGCCTGCTTGTGGGTTTGCTGCTGTACCCGCTGTATACCGGCGCGTTGATTCTGTTCCTTGACGCCCGCAGCCGTGGCGAAAGCCCGCGCAACCGGGAGCTGCTGGCCCAAGCCCTCACCCTGTGGCCCAGGTTCGCATTGCTCGCCGCCATCAGTACGTTGCTGATTGTGCTCGGGCTGTCGATGTTTTTTGTCCCCGGTATTTTTCTGACCGTTGTGTTTGCGTTTGCCGAATACCGCCTGGTATTGCGCGGTGACGCCCCGCTGACGGCCCTGAAATCGAGCTTCGCCATGAGCCGCGGGCACTTCTGGCGGATTTTTGTCTGCTTGCTGGCGGTACTCGGGCCGCTGATGTTGCTCAAGGAATTGAGCTTCTCGCTGTTCCAGAAAGACGAGAATCCTTTGCTCTCGCTGGCGCTGGAGAGTGCCAACAGCTTTTTGCAGCTGTTTTTGTCGGTCGTGCTGTACCGCTTGTTTATGCTAATCGGCGAACCGTCCGACAAGTAA
- a CDS encoding DUF2076 domain-containing protein: MNSEEQTLIDGLFTRLQQAENDAAPRDVQAQERINQHLARQPAAAYYMTQAILVQEAALKQLDQQNKQLQAELDQARAAPAPAPASGGFLSGMFGGGNRPPAPAPAASGGWRDGPSSPPPAPAYSAAQAAAPVAPAAGSSFLGGALKTAAGVAGGVMLAQGISSLFSHNQQPQVVEEIIEQPVPASDSGWGNGNQQFANNDGPGIEDVGLDDDDFFSDDDSFV, encoded by the coding sequence ATGAACAGCGAAGAGCAAACCCTGATTGACGGGCTGTTTACCCGGTTACAACAGGCTGAAAACGACGCGGCCCCGCGCGATGTCCAGGCACAGGAGCGGATCAACCAGCATCTGGCCCGTCAGCCTGCGGCGGCTTACTACATGACTCAGGCGATTCTTGTGCAAGAGGCCGCGCTCAAGCAGCTCGACCAGCAGAACAAGCAGTTGCAGGCCGAGCTCGATCAGGCTCGGGCCGCGCCTGCACCAGCGCCTGCCAGCGGTGGTTTTTTGTCCGGCATGTTTGGTGGCGGTAACCGTCCACCTGCACCTGCCCCTGCCGCCTCGGGCGGCTGGCGTGACGGGCCATCGTCGCCACCTCCAGCGCCTGCCTATTCGGCTGCGCAAGCCGCGGCGCCGGTTGCGCCTGCTGCGGGTAGCAGCTTCCTTGGCGGCGCCCTGAAAACCGCCGCCGGTGTGGCGGGCGGGGTGATGCTGGCGCAAGGTATCAGCAGCCTGTTCAGCCACAATCAACAGCCGCAAGTGGTTGAGGAAATCATCGAGCAACCGGTACCGGCCAGCGACAGCGGCTGGGGCAATGGTAACCAGCAGTTTGCCAATAATGATGGGCCCGGCATTGAAGACGTCGGCCTGGACGATGATGACTTCTTTTCTGACGACGACTCCTTCGTCTGA
- a CDS encoding NYN domain-containing protein: MKRIAVFADVQNLYYTVRQAYGCHFNYAALWADISQRGEIVEAYAYAIDRGDSKQQQFQQILRNLGFTVKLKPYIQRSDGSAKGDWDVGITIDIMDIAANVDEVVLASGDGDFDLLLERIASKHGVDTVAYGVPGLTANSLIRAAGRYVPIEGSLLLK, from the coding sequence GTGAAAAGAATTGCGGTCTTCGCGGATGTGCAGAACCTCTATTACACAGTTCGCCAGGCTTATGGCTGCCACTTCAATTACGCTGCGCTATGGGCCGACATCAGCCAACGCGGTGAAATTGTCGAGGCCTACGCTTATGCGATTGACCGGGGTGACAGCAAACAGCAGCAGTTTCAGCAGATCCTGCGCAACCTGGGCTTTACGGTAAAACTCAAGCCCTATATCCAGCGCAGCGATGGTTCGGCCAAGGGCGACTGGGACGTAGGCATCACCATCGACATCATGGACATTGCGGCCAATGTCGATGAAGTGGTGCTGGCCTCGGGAGACGGCGATTTCGATCTGCTGCTCGAACGCATTGCCAGCAAGCACGGGGTCGACACCGTGGCCTATGGGGTGCCCGGCCTTACCGCCAACTCATTGATTCGTGCCGCTGGCCGTTATGTGCCGATTGAAGGCAGCTTGCTGCTCAAGTAA
- a CDS encoding PolC-type DNA polymerase III, whose translation MERIAVIDFETTGISPSSTCRATEIAVVILEQGRIVERYQSLMNAGVRVPGFIEQLTGISNAMLRTAPSAQQVMNEVNEFVGITPLLAHNAAFDQKFWDFEMGLIKRTRLQHFACSLLLARRLMPAAPNHKLGTLTTFAQLPHTGQAHRAMADAEMAANLTTHLAEQLRQKHGLRELNHDLLRSLQKIPAAKINEHLKRCRGF comes from the coding sequence TTGGAACGCATCGCCGTAATTGACTTTGAAACCACTGGTATCTCCCCGAGCAGCACGTGTCGGGCGACAGAAATTGCGGTGGTGATTCTGGAGCAGGGGCGCATTGTCGAGCGTTACCAGAGCCTAATGAACGCGGGCGTGCGGGTACCGGGTTTTATCGAGCAATTGACAGGCATCAGCAACGCCATGTTGCGCACTGCACCGTCTGCACAGCAGGTGATGAACGAGGTCAACGAGTTTGTGGGTATCACGCCCCTGCTGGCGCACAACGCAGCCTTCGACCAAAAATTCTGGGATTTCGAGATGGGGCTCATCAAGCGCACCCGTCTGCAACACTTTGCCTGCTCCTTGCTGCTGGCGCGGCGTTTGATGCCGGCGGCGCCCAATCACAAACTGGGCACCCTCACCACCTTCGCCCAATTGCCCCATACAGGTCAGGCTCACCGGGCCATGGCCGATGCTGAAATGGCAGCCAACCTGACGACCCACCTGGCTGAGCAACTGCGTCAAAAGCACGGCCTGCGAGAGTTGAACCACGATCTGTTGCGCAGCCTGCAAAAAATTCCTGCCGCCAAAATCAACGAACACCTCAAGCGCTGCCGCGGGTTCTGA
- the yedA gene encoding drug/metabolite exporter YedA gives MPAARRFPLQLIGAFFALYVIWGSTYLVIRIGIESWPPLMMAGVRFLVAGSLMYGFMRWRGSPAPTFVQWRAAGMIGFLLLACGNGGVTLAEHSGVASGVAALAVATVPLFTLLFGYFWGARNTRLEWAGIVLGLIGIGMLNLGTNLQASPMGAAMILFAAAAWAFGSVWSRHLPLPAGPMASAAEMLVAGAVLLAGSLLSGERMTQMPTAAGWGALLYLVFFGSIIAFSAYMYLLKNVRPAAATSYAYVNPAVAVMLGIAFAGESIGFEECLAMAVIISAVVLIGLPQWRKQKPV, from the coding sequence ATGCCTGCCGCACGTCGTTTTCCGCTACAACTGATCGGTGCCTTTTTTGCGTTGTATGTGATCTGGGGGTCGACCTATCTGGTCATCCGTATCGGTATTGAGTCCTGGCCACCGCTGATGATGGCCGGGGTCCGTTTTCTGGTGGCAGGCAGCTTGATGTACGGTTTCATGCGCTGGCGCGGGTCGCCCGCACCGACCTTCGTCCAGTGGCGCGCAGCAGGCATGATCGGCTTTCTGTTGCTGGCCTGCGGCAACGGTGGCGTGACGCTGGCGGAACACTCCGGGGTCGCCTCGGGCGTCGCGGCACTGGCCGTGGCCACCGTGCCGTTGTTTACCTTGCTGTTCGGCTACTTCTGGGGCGCACGCAATACCCGTCTGGAATGGGCCGGGATTGTCCTGGGGCTGATCGGTATCGGCATGCTCAACCTTGGTACCAACCTGCAGGCCAGCCCGATGGGTGCGGCGATGATTTTGTTTGCCGCCGCTGCCTGGGCGTTCGGTTCGGTGTGGAGCCGGCACTTGCCGCTGCCTGCCGGGCCGATGGCCAGTGCCGCCGAAATGCTGGTGGCGGGCGCCGTGCTCCTGGCCGGCAGCCTGTTAAGTGGCGAACGCATGACCCAGATGCCGACGGCCGCAGGCTGGGGCGCATTGCTCTATCTGGTGTTCTTCGGTTCGATCATTGCCTTCAGTGCCTACATGTACCTGCTGAAAAACGTACGCCCCGCGGCGGCCACCAGTTACGCCTACGTCAACCCGGCCGTGGCCGTGATGCTGGGCATTGCATTCGCAGGCGAGAGCATCGGTTTTGAGGAGTGCCTGGCGATGGCGGTCATCATCAGCGCCGTGGTGTTGATCGGGTTGCCGCAGTGGCGCAAGCAGAAACCGGTCTGA